A single Curtobacterium sp. MCSS17_015 DNA region contains:
- a CDS encoding DEAD/DEAH box helicase codes for MSVELSAEQRAVFEYIESTRDHVFITGRAGTGKSTLLNHLSWNTEKQVVICAPTGVAALNVGGQTIHSLFRLPIGLIADAELQQGPDTRKLLNTIDTLVIDEVSMVNADLLDAMDRALRKARGRRSEPFGGVQVVMFGDPYQLPPVPGDGDERAYFTDHYRSMWFFDAKVWLEAELHIIELATVHRQRDDAFAAMLTAVRHGRVTADVAQQLNDAGARPAPDDAITLATRNDTVARINKAALERLPGKVKTARADVNGDFGGRTFPADEALELKPGAHVMFLRNDPDQRWVNGTLGIVRSIRDTVWVSVDGEDFEVQPSVWEKFKYSYDPDKKELKKDTVGEFQQFPLRLAWAVTIHKSQGSTYDRAVVDLGNRVFSAGQTYVALSRLTSLDGLYLTRPLRPADIIVDLDVRRFMSESPRVVATQLEAAKPAHADAPGGAEDPADS; via the coding sequence GTGAGCGTCGAGCTCTCCGCCGAACAGCGGGCGGTCTTCGAGTACATCGAGTCCACCCGCGACCACGTCTTCATCACCGGACGCGCGGGCACCGGCAAGTCGACGCTGCTCAACCACCTGTCGTGGAACACCGAGAAGCAGGTCGTCATCTGCGCCCCGACCGGTGTCGCCGCGCTCAACGTCGGCGGGCAGACCATCCACTCGCTGTTCCGCCTGCCGATCGGCCTCATCGCCGACGCCGAACTGCAGCAGGGGCCCGACACCCGCAAGCTCCTCAACACCATCGACACCCTGGTCATCGACGAGGTCTCGATGGTGAACGCCGACCTGCTCGACGCGATGGACCGGGCGCTGCGGAAGGCACGCGGTCGGCGGTCCGAACCGTTCGGGGGCGTCCAGGTCGTCATGTTCGGTGATCCGTACCAACTCCCCCCGGTCCCGGGCGACGGCGACGAGCGCGCGTACTTCACCGACCACTACCGGTCGATGTGGTTCTTCGACGCGAAGGTGTGGCTCGAAGCCGAGCTGCACATCATCGAGCTCGCCACGGTGCACCGTCAGCGCGACGACGCCTTCGCCGCGATGCTCACCGCCGTCCGGCACGGGCGGGTCACCGCGGACGTCGCCCAGCAGCTCAACGACGCCGGAGCCCGCCCCGCCCCGGACGACGCGATCACCCTGGCGACGCGGAACGACACCGTGGCCCGGATCAACAAGGCGGCCCTCGAACGACTCCCCGGCAAGGTGAAGACGGCCAGGGCGGACGTCAACGGCGACTTCGGTGGGCGCACCTTCCCGGCTGACGAAGCGCTCGAGTTGAAGCCCGGCGCACACGTGATGTTCCTCCGCAACGACCCGGACCAGCGCTGGGTGAACGGGACCCTCGGCATCGTGCGGAGCATCCGGGACACGGTGTGGGTCAGCGTCGACGGTGAGGACTTCGAGGTGCAGCCGTCCGTGTGGGAGAAGTTCAAGTACTCCTACGACCCGGACAAGAAGGAGCTCAAGAAGGACACCGTGGGGGAGTTCCAGCAGTTCCCCCTCCGGCTGGCGTGGGCGGTGACGATCCACAAGTCGCAGGGCAGCACCTACGACCGTGCGGTGGTCGACCTCGGCAACCGGGTGTTCAGCGCCGGGCAGACGTACGTGGCGCTGTCGCGGTTGACGTCGCTCGACGGGCTGTACCTGACACGGCCGCTCCGTCCGGCGGACATCATCGTCGACCTGGACGTGCGTCGGTTCATGTCCGAGTCACCCCGGGTCGTCGCGACCCAGCTCGAGGCGGCGAAGCCGGCCCACGCGGACGCGCCGGGTGGGGCGGAGGACCCCGCCGACTCCTGA
- a CDS encoding DUF4383 domain-containing protein: protein MAIKEPGITASPNRALAMTAGTLFAIWGFLGFFFAQDNGGAFFSREGGFLWNSFMLNPALCAIWALLAAAFFIVGLGNTIGSRAVNLVIGVVLLVLAVYGFVFSNTSANVLALNTTDNVFHAVVGVVLVLTALGADKENLRALRAAGARA, encoded by the coding sequence GTGGCCATCAAGGAACCGGGCATCACCGCCTCGCCGAACCGCGCCCTGGCGATGACCGCCGGCACGCTGTTCGCGATCTGGGGCTTCCTGGGCTTCTTCTTCGCGCAGGACAACGGCGGCGCGTTCTTCAGCCGCGAGGGCGGGTTCCTCTGGAACTCCTTCATGCTCAACCCGGCACTCTGCGCGATCTGGGCGCTCCTCGCGGCCGCGTTCTTCATCGTGGGCCTCGGCAACACGATCGGGTCCCGCGCGGTGAACCTCGTCATCGGCGTCGTGCTGCTCGTCCTCGCCGTCTACGGCTTCGTGTTCTCGAACACCTCGGCGAACGTGCTCGCACTCAACACGACCGACAACGTCTTCCACGCCGTCGTCGGCGTCGTCCTGGTGCTCACCGCACTCGGCGCCGACAAGGAGAACCTCCGCGCCCTGCGGGCGGCCGGCGCGCGCGCCTGA
- a CDS encoding phosphatase PAP2 family protein: protein MPVIRTPERTAPESRDEGRGPSVSRRFRWALLAALGFVIVPSVYAVAVLTPAGQRIEDAALGGVRESDLFGSDTALNVISVPVILLLVVVIAAVAFARRRLAVGLGAGFVVLASAATSTLLKRIAERPEIAQSTTPNSFPSGHATIALAASFAVLMVTPRRFRPAVLVVGAVYAVFVANQTVVYGWHRVSDIVGACAVALFWLGLVRALGPQVDRGVRGDRDGRRGPRRVVTVVLLVAVGAALVVGVVALLVGTAGDGDHDAMLLAGRMASSASVLAAITAVWLADGMHHVPPTTSASAPPVRV, encoded by the coding sequence ATGCCCGTGATCCGGACCCCCGAGCGCACCGCCCCGGAGTCCCGTGACGAGGGACGTGGACCGAGCGTGTCCCGGAGGTTCCGGTGGGCGCTGCTCGCGGCTCTGGGGTTCGTGATCGTGCCTTCCGTCTACGCGGTCGCGGTGTTGACGCCGGCGGGGCAGCGGATCGAGGACGCCGCGCTCGGCGGTGTCCGCGAGTCCGACCTGTTCGGGTCGGACACCGCCCTCAACGTCATCTCGGTGCCGGTGATCCTGCTGTTGGTCGTCGTGATCGCCGCCGTCGCGTTCGCACGCAGGCGGCTCGCCGTGGGGCTCGGAGCGGGCTTCGTGGTGCTCGCGTCCGCGGCCACCTCGACGTTGCTCAAGCGTATCGCCGAGCGCCCGGAGATCGCTCAGTCGACGACGCCGAACTCGTTCCCGTCCGGCCACGCGACGATCGCACTCGCCGCGTCGTTCGCCGTGCTCATGGTCACGCCCCGACGCTTCCGGCCGGCCGTCCTGGTCGTGGGCGCCGTCTACGCGGTGTTCGTCGCCAACCAGACGGTCGTGTACGGGTGGCACCGCGTGAGCGACATCGTCGGCGCGTGTGCGGTGGCGCTGTTCTGGCTCGGGCTCGTCCGGGCCCTCGGACCCCAGGTGGACCGGGGTGTCCGAGGGGACCGCGACGGCCGACGTGGCCCGCGTCGGGTGGTGACGGTGGTGCTCCTCGTCGCGGTCGGGGCGGCGCTGGTGGTCGGTGTGGTCGCGCTCCTGGTCGGCACGGCGGGGGACGGGGACCACGACGCCATGCTGTTGGCGGGGCGGATGGCGTCGTCCGCGAGTGTCCTCGCCGCCATCACCGCGGTGTGGCTGGCGGACGGCATGCACCACGTGCCGCCGACGACGAGTGCGTCGGCGCCTCCGGTCCGCGTCTGA
- a CDS encoding CE1758 family FMN-dependent luciferase-like monooxygenase, which produces MQFGIFTVSDVTTDPTTGTTPDDTQRVRDIMTIAQHADQAGLDVFATGEHHNPPFVASSPTTMLGYLAGVTKDITLSTSTTLVTTNDPVRIAEEYAMLQVISDGRMDLMMGRGNTGPVYPWFGKDIRQGLNLAVENYALIRQLWENEVVNWQGQFRTPLQGFTSTPRPLDGVAPFVWHGSIRTPEIAEQAAYYGDGFFHNNIFWPIQHTEQMVGLYRQRYEHHGHGRADQAIVGLGGQFFARKNSQDAIDEFRPYFDNAPVYGHGPSMEDFTTQTPLTVGSPQQVIDRYATMKDHVGHYQRQLFLIDHAGLPLKTVLEQIDILAEDIVPELRRINESDRPEHVPANPPTHAERVAAARAAGTAGTDHVAAVDEWTGASV; this is translated from the coding sequence ATGCAGTTCGGGATCTTCACGGTCAGTGACGTCACGACCGACCCCACCACGGGAACCACGCCGGACGACACCCAGCGCGTCCGCGACATCATGACCATCGCGCAGCACGCCGACCAGGCCGGGCTCGACGTCTTCGCCACCGGTGAGCACCACAACCCGCCGTTCGTGGCGTCGAGCCCGACGACGATGCTCGGCTACCTCGCCGGTGTGACGAAGGACATCACCCTCTCCACGTCGACGACCCTGGTCACCACGAACGACCCGGTGCGCATCGCGGAGGAGTACGCGATGCTCCAGGTCATCTCCGACGGCCGCATGGACCTGATGATGGGCCGCGGCAACACCGGCCCGGTCTACCCCTGGTTCGGCAAGGACATCCGCCAGGGCCTGAACCTCGCCGTCGAGAACTACGCGCTCATCCGCCAGCTCTGGGAGAACGAGGTCGTGAACTGGCAGGGGCAGTTCCGCACGCCGCTGCAGGGCTTCACCTCGACCCCGCGTCCGCTCGACGGCGTCGCGCCCTTCGTCTGGCACGGCTCGATCCGCACCCCGGAGATCGCCGAGCAGGCCGCCTACTACGGCGACGGCTTCTTCCACAACAACATCTTCTGGCCGATCCAGCACACCGAGCAGATGGTCGGCCTGTACCGCCAGCGCTACGAGCACCACGGTCACGGTCGTGCTGACCAGGCGATCGTCGGGCTCGGCGGACAGTTCTTCGCGCGGAAGAACTCGCAGGACGCGATCGACGAGTTCCGCCCCTACTTCGACAACGCCCCGGTGTACGGACACGGGCCGTCGATGGAGGACTTCACGACCCAGACGCCGCTCACCGTCGGTTCGCCGCAGCAGGTCATCGACCGGTACGCCACGATGAAGGACCACGTCGGCCACTACCAGCGCCAGCTGTTCCTCATCGACCACGCCGGTCTGCCGCTCAAGACCGTGCTCGAGCAGATCGACATCCTGGCCGAGGACATCGTGCCGGAGCTCCGCCGCATCAACGAGTCCGACCGCCCGGAGCACGTGCCGGCGAACCCGCCGACGCACGCCGAGCGCGTCGCCGCCGCACGAGCGGCCGGCACGGCCGGCACCGACCACGTGGCCGCGGTCGACGAGTGGACCGGCGCGTCGGTCTGA
- a CDS encoding multidrug efflux SMR transporter gives MAWVVLVLSGVLEAVWATALGASNGFRKVVPTVVFVAGMALSMVGLAFAMKEIPVGTAYAVWVGIGASLTVVVAVLRREEAASVARIALVLGLVACVVGLKVVS, from the coding sequence ATGGCCTGGGTCGTCCTGGTGCTGTCAGGAGTGCTGGAGGCCGTCTGGGCCACCGCGCTCGGAGCGTCGAACGGGTTCAGGAAGGTCGTGCCGACCGTCGTGTTCGTCGCCGGCATGGCCCTGAGCATGGTGGGACTGGCGTTCGCCATGAAGGAGATCCCGGTCGGCACCGCCTACGCCGTGTGGGTCGGCATCGGTGCCTCGCTGACCGTCGTCGTCGCCGTCCTGCGCCGAGAAGAGGCCGCGTCGGTCGCCCGCATCGCCCTCGTCCTCGGACTGGTCGCGTGTGTCGTCGGACTCAAGGTGGTCAGCTGA
- a CDS encoding TetR/AcrR family transcriptional regulator has product MSRSIDLEERRRTVSEAACRVLARDGLGALSVRNVAAEAGLPPSTVRYAFPTQASVREHAISLVFARTRERIDAIPDDLASGDRVRAVLVELLPLDEERVIELDVYLALGNAALTDPGLRPALDRVVAEMRQWCEMVLDLLGVPEADREYEARRLHALVDGLAMHVARLAPGESGDWAIAVLERHVAGLVAGH; this is encoded by the coding sequence ATGTCGCGCAGCATCGACCTCGAGGAACGCCGCCGGACGGTGTCGGAAGCGGCCTGTCGGGTCCTCGCCCGGGACGGCCTCGGTGCCCTGTCGGTCCGCAACGTCGCCGCGGAGGCCGGCCTGCCACCGAGCACCGTCCGCTACGCGTTCCCCACCCAGGCGAGCGTCCGCGAGCACGCCATCTCCCTCGTGTTCGCCCGGACCCGCGAGCGCATCGACGCGATCCCCGACGACCTGGCGTCGGGTGACCGGGTCCGCGCCGTCCTCGTCGAACTGCTGCCCCTCGACGAGGAACGCGTCATCGAACTCGACGTCTACCTGGCGCTCGGGAACGCCGCCCTGACCGATCCCGGGCTCCGTCCCGCCCTCGACCGGGTCGTCGCCGAGATGCGGCAGTGGTGCGAGATGGTCCTCGACCTGCTCGGGGTCCCCGAGGCCGACCGCGAGTACGAGGCCCGCCGACTGCACGCGCTCGTCGACGGCCTGGCGATGCACGTGGCCCGTCTCGCACCGGGGGAGTCGGGCGACTGGGCGATCGCCGTGCTCGAGCGGCACGTCGCCGGCCTCGTCGCCGGGCACTGA